In Acidovorax sp. GBBC 1281, a single window of DNA contains:
- a CDS encoding peptidoglycan recognition protein family protein, which yields MGKFENGLIADKNIEVKTFPSIEHDALKKVTSIVLHRTDSSTASSSLNAYKAGQKTGAHFLIDKSGKIYQTASLLKTCWHVGILQPRCLNENSCAPEDLKTINAMLHERGMSFGRRATNVSDSENRKVYPLRYPSNSDSIGIEVVGLFLTGNQVYETPTSAQLYQTKWLTQLLLTEYGLKLNADVYSHGAIARKQPAEGAQLLKYLFSGA from the coding sequence TTGGGGAAATTTGAAAACGGATTGATTGCAGACAAAAACATTGAAGTAAAAACATTCCCGTCCATCGAGCATGACGCGTTGAAAAAGGTCACGTCCATTGTCTTGCATCGCACCGATTCGTCGACAGCGAGCAGTTCGCTGAACGCATACAAAGCAGGTCAAAAGACCGGGGCACATTTCCTGATAGACAAATCAGGAAAAATCTATCAAACGGCCAGCCTGCTGAAAACGTGCTGGCATGTTGGCATTTTGCAACCTCGCTGTCTCAATGAAAACAGCTGCGCACCAGAAGATCTAAAAACCATTAATGCAATGTTGCACGAGCGGGGCATGAGTTTTGGGCGCAGGGCCACCAATGTGTCGGATTCCGAAAATCGGAAGGTCTACCCGCTGCGTTACCCCTCCAACAGCGACTCTATCGGGATCGAGGTGGTGGGTCTCTTTCTAACCGGCAATCAGGTCTATGAGACGCCGACTTCCGCACAGCTATATCAGACCAAATGGCTTACCCAACTTTTATTGACTGAGTATGGCCTCAAGCTGAATGCGGACGTCTACTCACACGGCGCCATAGCCCGAAAACAACCTGCAGAAGGCGCGCAGTTGCTCAAATATCTTTTCAGTGGCGCATGA
- the polA gene encoding DNA polymerase I gives MSKPKTLVLVDGSSYLYRAYHAMPDLRAVPGDPASPATGAIRGMVNMMQALRREVRADYAACVFDASGKTFRDDIYPEYKAQRAPMPDDLRSQIPAIHEVVRLLGWAVLDVPGVEADDVIGTLAVTAARQGVEVIVSSGDKDMSQLVDAYITIIDTMSGKKRDIAGVTAEFGVPPHLMVDYQTLVGDTVDNVPGVPKVGPKTAAKWLMEYGSLDALMERAAEIKGVAGENLRNARDWLPTGRQLVTIRTDCDLEGHVAGLPSLDALTTGAQDAAALKAFYEQYGFKGLARAIDIQETAPELLEEGAAKASRGRGGAMDPTPGLFDEPAEVAAAKVSNLQYDTVLTWEAFDAWFARLQAAELVAIDTETTSLDEMRAEIVGISWSVEAGTAAYVPLMHDYPDASAQLPRDEVLARLKPWLEDGTRKKLGQHVKYDRHVLANHGIEVQGYAHDTMLQSYVLEVHRPHGLGSLAERHLGRSGIHYEDLCGKGAKQIPFSQVSIELAAEYSCEDSDQTLDVHRVLWPQLQADDKLRGIYELEMASSEALYRIERNGVLVDAPILAQQSHELGQRILQLETEAYEIAGQPFNLGSPKQLGEIFFDKLGMPVVKKTATGARSTDEEVLEKLAEDYPLPAKLLEHRSLSKLKGTYTDKLAQLAHPSTGRVHTHYAQAVAVTGRLSSNDPNLQNIPIRTAEGRRVREAFVAPPGRVIASADYSQIELRIMAHLSGDASLLHAFTEGLDVHRATAAEVFGVEVGQVSSEQRRYAKVINFGLIYGMSSFGLAKNLGIETKAAAAYIDRYFQRYPGVKQYMDDTKALAKTKGYVETVFGRRLYLPEINSPNGPRRSGAERAAINAPMQGTAADLIKKAMVAVQDVLDAEKPGVLMIMQVHDELVLELPESEVDWVRREIPRLMAGVADLKVPLLAEVGVGPNWDKAH, from the coding sequence ATGAGCAAACCCAAGACCCTGGTGCTGGTAGACGGCTCCAGCTATCTGTACCGCGCCTACCATGCCATGCCCGACCTGCGGGCCGTGCCGGGCGACCCCGCCAGCCCGGCCACGGGCGCCATCCGCGGCATGGTCAACATGATGCAGGCCCTGCGCCGCGAAGTGCGCGCCGACTATGCGGCCTGCGTGTTCGACGCCTCGGGCAAGACCTTCCGCGACGACATCTATCCCGAATACAAGGCGCAGCGCGCGCCCATGCCCGACGACCTGCGCAGCCAGATCCCGGCGATCCACGAGGTCGTGCGCCTGCTGGGCTGGGCCGTGCTCGACGTGCCGGGCGTGGAGGCCGACGACGTGATCGGCACGCTCGCCGTCACCGCGGCGCGGCAGGGCGTGGAGGTGATCGTCTCCAGCGGCGACAAGGACATGAGCCAGCTGGTGGATGCGTACATCACCATCATCGACACCATGAGCGGCAAGAAGCGCGACATCGCCGGCGTGACGGCCGAGTTCGGCGTGCCACCGCACCTGATGGTGGACTACCAGACCCTGGTGGGCGACACCGTGGACAACGTGCCCGGCGTGCCCAAGGTGGGCCCGAAGACGGCCGCCAAGTGGCTCATGGAATACGGCTCGCTCGATGCGCTGATGGAGCGCGCCGCCGAGATCAAGGGCGTGGCGGGCGAGAACCTGCGCAACGCGCGCGACTGGCTGCCCACCGGGCGCCAACTGGTCACCATCCGCACCGACTGCGACCTGGAAGGGCATGTGGCCGGCCTGCCGTCGCTGGACGCGCTGACCACCGGCGCGCAGGACGCCGCGGCCCTCAAGGCCTTCTACGAACAGTACGGATTCAAGGGCCTGGCCCGGGCCATCGACATCCAGGAAACTGCCCCGGAACTGCTGGAGGAAGGGGCCGCCAAGGCGTCCAGGGGACGTGGCGGCGCCATGGACCCCACGCCCGGCCTGTTCGACGAGCCCGCCGAAGTGGCTGCGGCCAAGGTGAGCAACCTGCAGTACGACACCGTGCTCACCTGGGAGGCGTTCGATGCCTGGTTCGCGCGCCTGCAGGCCGCCGAACTGGTGGCGATCGACACGGAGACCACCTCGCTCGACGAGATGCGCGCCGAGATCGTCGGCATCAGCTGGAGCGTGGAGGCGGGCACGGCCGCCTACGTGCCGCTCATGCACGACTACCCCGACGCCTCGGCGCAACTGCCCCGCGACGAAGTGCTGGCGCGGCTCAAGCCCTGGCTGGAGGACGGCACGCGCAAGAAGCTCGGCCAGCACGTCAAATACGACCGCCATGTGCTGGCCAACCACGGCATCGAAGTGCAGGGCTACGCCCACGACACCATGCTGCAGAGCTACGTGCTCGAAGTGCACCGGCCGCACGGCCTGGGCAGCCTAGCGGAGCGGCACCTGGGGCGCAGCGGCATCCACTACGAAGACCTGTGCGGCAAGGGCGCCAAGCAGATTCCTTTCAGCCAGGTGTCGATCGAACTGGCGGCCGAGTATTCGTGCGAAGACTCCGACCAGACGCTGGACGTGCACCGCGTGCTGTGGCCCCAGCTGCAGGCCGACGACAAGCTGCGCGGCATCTACGAACTGGAGATGGCCAGCAGCGAGGCGCTCTACCGCATCGAGCGCAACGGCGTGCTGGTGGACGCGCCCATCCTCGCGCAGCAAAGCCATGAGCTGGGCCAGCGCATCCTGCAGTTGGAGACCGAGGCGTACGAGATCGCGGGCCAGCCCTTCAACCTGGGCAGCCCCAAGCAACTGGGCGAGATCTTCTTCGACAAGCTGGGCATGCCGGTGGTCAAGAAGACTGCCACCGGCGCGCGCAGCACCGACGAAGAGGTGCTGGAAAAGCTGGCCGAGGACTATCCGCTGCCCGCCAAGCTGCTGGAGCACCGCAGCCTGTCCAAGCTCAAGGGCACCTACACCGACAAGCTGGCGCAACTGGCCCATCCCTCCACCGGCCGCGTGCACACGCATTACGCCCAGGCCGTGGCGGTGACGGGGCGCCTGTCCAGCAACGACCCCAACCTGCAGAACATTCCCATTCGCACGGCGGAAGGGCGGCGCGTGCGCGAAGCCTTCGTGGCGCCGCCCGGGCGTGTGATCGCCAGCGCCGACTACAGCCAGATCGAGCTGCGCATCATGGCCCACCTGAGCGGCGACGCCTCGCTGCTGCATGCCTTCACCGAAGGGCTGGACGTGCACCGCGCCACGGCGGCCGAGGTGTTCGGCGTCGAGGTCGGCCAGGTCAGCAGCGAGCAGCGGCGCTACGCCAAGGTCATCAACTTCGGGCTCATCTACGGCATGAGCAGCTTCGGCCTGGCCAAGAACCTGGGGATCGAGACCAAGGCCGCCGCGGCCTACATCGACCGCTATTTCCAGCGCTATCCCGGCGTGAAGCAATACATGGACGACACCAAGGCCCTGGCCAAGACCAAGGGCTACGTGGAGACCGTGTTTGGCCGGCGCCTGTACCTGCCCGAGATCAACTCGCCCAACGGCCCGCGCCGCAGCGGCGCCGAACGCGCCGCCATCAACGCGCCCATGCAGGGCACCGCCGCCGACCTCATCAAGAAGGCCATGGTTGCCGTGCAGGACGTGCTGGACGCCGAAAAGCCGGGCGTGCTCATGATCATGCAGGTGCACGACGAACTGGTGTTAGAGCTGCCCGAGAGCGAGGTGGACTGGGTGCGCCGCGAGATCCCCCGGTTGATGGCGGGTGTGGCGGACCTGAAGGTGCCGCTGCTGGCCGAGGTCGGCGTGGGGCCGAACTGGGACAAGGCGCACTGA
- a CDS encoding homoserine kinase, whose product MAVFTEVSKKEARDLLRRLQLGTLVSLRGIEGGIENTNYFLTSDQGEYVLTLFERLTAEQLPFYLHLMKHLAHAGIPVPDPRADKHGDILHSVAGKPAAVVSKLRGKSQLAPEASHCAAVGATLARMHLAGHGYERRQPNLRGLAWWNETVPAVLPHVGEEQAVLLRSELAYQNHVAASAGYAALPRGPVHADLFRDNVMFDGEELTGFFDFYFAGVDTFLFDLAVCLNDWCIDLPTGAHHDVRARAMLDAYQSVRPLTADERTLLPAMLRSGALRFWISRLWDFHLPREASLLTPHDPTHFERVLRERLAHPVHA is encoded by the coding sequence ATGGCCGTCTTCACCGAAGTCTCCAAGAAAGAGGCGCGCGACCTGCTGCGCCGTTTGCAACTGGGCACGCTGGTATCGCTGCGCGGGATCGAGGGCGGGATCGAGAACACCAACTACTTTCTCACCAGCGACCAGGGCGAGTACGTCCTCACGCTGTTCGAGCGGCTCACCGCCGAGCAGTTGCCGTTCTACCTGCACCTGATGAAGCACCTGGCGCACGCCGGCATTCCCGTGCCCGACCCGCGGGCCGACAAGCACGGCGACATCCTGCACAGCGTGGCCGGCAAGCCGGCCGCGGTGGTGAGCAAGCTGCGCGGCAAGAGCCAGCTGGCGCCCGAAGCCTCGCACTGCGCCGCCGTGGGCGCCACGCTGGCGCGCATGCACCTCGCCGGGCACGGCTACGAACGCCGCCAGCCCAACCTGCGCGGGCTGGCCTGGTGGAACGAGACCGTTCCCGCCGTGCTGCCCCACGTGGGCGAGGAACAGGCCGTGCTGCTGCGCTCCGAGCTGGCCTACCAGAACCACGTGGCGGCCTCCGCCGGCTATGCCGCGTTGCCCCGCGGGCCGGTGCATGCCGACCTGTTCCGCGACAACGTGATGTTCGACGGCGAAGAGCTGACTGGCTTCTTCGACTTCTACTTCGCGGGCGTGGACACCTTCCTCTTCGATCTGGCCGTGTGCCTGAACGACTGGTGCATCGACCTGCCCACGGGCGCGCACCACGACGTGCGGGCCCGCGCGATGCTGGACGCCTACCAAAGCGTGCGCCCGCTCACCGCCGACGAGCGCACCCTGCTGCCCGCCATGCTGCGCTCCGGCGCGCTGCGTTTCTGGATCTCGCGGCTGTGGGATTTCCACCTGCCGCGCGAGGCCTCGCTGCTGACGCCGCACGACCCCACGCACTTCGAGCGCGTGCTGCGCGAACGCCTGGCACACCCCGTGCATGCCTGA
- a CDS encoding BPSS1780 family membrane protein, whose protein sequence is MKLHIVPARAGLDWVRLGIRVFWRQPMALAALFFMTMAAMSLATLLPLIGPAVALALLPSATLAMMVAAGEATQGRFPTPALLLVAFRTGRQRLRDMLILGALYAMGFLAVMAISALVDDGQFARVYLGGEQLTREVAEAGDFQAAMWLALALYVPLSLLFWHAPGLVHWHGVPPVKALFFSMVACLRNFSAFTVYGLVWTGVFLGAGIVVSIGVTLLALLGLGSGVAGGIMVATALMLAAMFFTSVVFSFRDCFEPPERRLVPTPSEAAAEPPGPL, encoded by the coding sequence ATGAAACTCCACATCGTTCCCGCCCGTGCCGGCCTTGACTGGGTCCGGCTCGGCATCCGCGTCTTCTGGCGCCAGCCGATGGCGCTGGCGGCCCTGTTCTTCATGACCATGGCCGCGATGTCGCTGGCCACCCTGCTGCCGCTGATCGGCCCGGCCGTCGCGCTGGCCCTGCTGCCCTCGGCCACGCTGGCCATGATGGTGGCCGCGGGCGAGGCCACGCAGGGGCGCTTTCCCACGCCAGCGCTGCTGCTGGTGGCGTTTCGCACCGGGCGCCAGCGGCTGCGCGACATGCTCATCCTGGGCGCCCTGTACGCCATGGGCTTTCTGGCGGTGATGGCGATTTCGGCGCTGGTGGACGACGGGCAGTTCGCCCGCGTGTACCTGGGCGGCGAGCAGCTCACGCGCGAGGTGGCCGAGGCGGGGGATTTCCAGGCCGCCATGTGGCTTGCCCTGGCGCTGTACGTGCCGCTGTCGCTGCTGTTCTGGCATGCGCCGGGCCTGGTGCACTGGCACGGCGTGCCGCCCGTGAAGGCATTGTTCTTCAGCATGGTGGCGTGCCTGCGCAACTTCAGCGCATTCACCGTCTATGGCCTGGTGTGGACGGGCGTGTTCCTGGGCGCGGGCATCGTGGTCAGCATCGGCGTTACGCTGCTGGCGCTCCTGGGCCTGGGCAGCGGCGTGGCAGGCGGCATCATGGTGGCGACCGCGCTCATGCTGGCGGCGATGTTCTTCACCTCGGTGGTGTTTTCGTTCCGCGACTGCTTCGAGCCACCGGAGCGGCGCCTGGTCCCGACTCCGTCCGAGGCCGCTGCCGAGCCGCCCGGCCCGCTCTGA
- a CDS encoding PhoX family protein: MSHTPMPTRRKALQFLAGVPMLPLGASASASFLTACGGGSDGATFASASFSSMAAPTLSNPAAMATTSVGSTMSVKFSDNSVQNYQLAYQPFFVTGDMVSDGKGGKILAGGYVDINNKAITDTTVAGKERQFFSDSPDGTSLLTVANAKVDGVKGNPVFAVVQFEYTTWAQDGKTDMYGKLPSPIAVLSLDQDPATGKLSLVKYHNVDTSKVHGLWITCGASLSPWGTHLSSEEYEPDAFTIASNAQFKAYSKNLYGSETAANPYHYGHMPEVTVNADGTASIKKHFCMGRISHELVQVMPDQRTALMGDDATNSAYFVFVADKEKDLSSGTLYAAKVGAGFSIDPAATTAAPLTWIKLGSATSAEIEALAGKLKPTDIMTVASADPKDTTFTKIVANGKTEWIKLNAGMEKAAAFLETHRYAALLGASLGFTKMEGTTVNAKDKIAYSALQNIQTSMVAGNAANVPGNGISVPKQLVAGAVMALNLRGGQKDTTGAAINSDWMPVDTKALLAGEDITADALGNTANPNNIANPDNLKFSEKLRTLFIGEDSSQHVNNFLWAYNVDTKQLSRLMSVPAGGESTGLHAVDEINGFTYIMSNFQHAGDWGSIHSKVKDTLDPLVRANYKDKFGSAVGYLTGTPSQMKLS, translated from the coding sequence ATGTCCCACACCCCGATGCCCACCCGCCGCAAGGCCCTGCAATTCCTCGCCGGCGTGCCGATGCTGCCGCTGGGCGCCAGCGCCTCCGCATCCTTCCTGACCGCCTGCGGCGGCGGCAGCGATGGCGCCACGTTCGCATCGGCCAGCTTCAGCTCGATGGCCGCGCCCACGCTGTCCAACCCGGCTGCCATGGCGACCACGTCCGTGGGCTCCACGATGAGCGTGAAGTTCAGCGACAACTCGGTGCAGAACTACCAGCTGGCCTACCAGCCCTTCTTCGTGACGGGCGACATGGTGTCCGACGGCAAGGGCGGCAAGATCCTCGCGGGCGGCTATGTGGACATCAACAACAAGGCCATCACCGACACCACCGTGGCCGGCAAGGAACGCCAGTTCTTCTCCGACTCGCCGGACGGCACCTCGCTGCTGACCGTGGCCAATGCCAAGGTGGACGGCGTGAAGGGCAACCCCGTGTTCGCCGTGGTGCAGTTCGAATACACCACCTGGGCGCAGGACGGCAAGACCGACATGTACGGCAAGCTGCCCTCCCCCATCGCCGTGCTGAGCCTGGACCAGGACCCCGCCACCGGCAAGCTGTCGCTGGTCAAGTACCACAACGTGGACACCTCCAAGGTGCACGGCCTGTGGATCACCTGCGGCGCGAGCCTGTCGCCCTGGGGCACCCACCTGTCCAGCGAAGAGTACGAGCCGGACGCCTTCACCATCGCCTCCAACGCGCAGTTCAAGGCCTACAGCAAGAACCTGTACGGCAGCGAGACGGCGGCCAACCCCTACCACTACGGCCACATGCCCGAAGTGACGGTGAACGCCGACGGCACGGCCAGCATCAAGAAGCACTTCTGCATGGGCCGCATCTCGCACGAGCTGGTGCAGGTCATGCCCGACCAGCGCACCGCGCTCATGGGTGACGACGCCACCAACAGCGCCTACTTCGTCTTCGTGGCCGACAAGGAAAAGGACCTGTCCTCCGGCACGCTGTATGCCGCCAAGGTCGGCGCGGGCTTCTCCATCGACCCCGCTGCCACCACCGCCGCGCCGCTCACCTGGATCAAGCTGGGCTCCGCCACCAGCGCCGAGATCGAGGCCCTGGCCGGCAAGCTCAAGCCCACGGACATCATGACCGTGGCCAGCGCCGACCCCAAGGACACGACCTTCACCAAGATCGTCGCCAACGGCAAGACCGAGTGGATCAAGCTGAACGCCGGCATGGAAAAGGCCGCCGCCTTTCTGGAAACCCACCGCTACGCCGCCCTGCTGGGCGCCAGCCTGGGTTTCACCAAGATGGAAGGCACCACGGTCAACGCCAAGGACAAGATCGCCTACTCGGCACTGCAGAACATCCAGACCTCGATGGTGGCGGGCAACGCGGCCAACGTGCCGGGCAACGGCATCTCGGTGCCCAAGCAGCTCGTGGCCGGCGCCGTGATGGCGCTGAACCTGCGCGGCGGCCAGAAGGACACCACCGGCGCCGCGATCAACAGCGACTGGATGCCCGTGGACACCAAGGCCCTGCTGGCCGGCGAAGACATCACGGCCGACGCGCTCGGCAACACCGCCAACCCGAACAACATCGCCAACCCGGACAACCTCAAGTTCTCCGAAAAGCTGCGCACGCTGTTCATCGGCGAGGACAGCAGCCAGCACGTCAACAACTTCCTGTGGGCGTACAACGTGGACACGAAGCAGCTGTCGCGCCTGATGTCGGTGCCCGCAGGCGGCGAATCCACCGGCCTGCATGCGGTGGACGAGATCAACGGCTTCACCTACATCATGAGCAATTTCCAGCACGCCGGCGACTGGGGCAGCATCCACAGCAAGGTCAAGGACACGCTGGACCCGCTGGTGCGCGCCAACTACAAGGACAAGTTCGGCTCGGCCGTGGGCTACCTGACGGGCACGCCGTCGCAGATGAAGCTGAGCTGA
- a CDS encoding imelysin family protein, which translates to MTTPLFRTAALAALLAASPLGAVGVAQAQGTAVQASQPATANAVAAHYATLVHANYEDTLNAAKAMHAAIKAFTAKPSVETLAEARKTWLAAREFYGQTEAFRFYGGPIDDDKGPEGQINAWPMDESYVDSVEGKPDAGLVNNRQFAITKKNLAAQNERGGEENIATGWHAIEFFLWGQDLSDTGPGDRNFEDFVDGKGKNADRRRQYLTVVTDLLIDDLTFLVKAWDPKAKNNYRAKFAKGGQESVRKMLVGLGSLSRGELAGERLEVALNSQDQEDEHSCFSDNTHRDAVTNAQGIQNVWLGQYRRADGSQVQGPSLRDLVAAKDAALAEKTTQQIAASVKAAEAIQAPFDREIIGEKDAPGRQRIQKTIDSLSAQSKDLVAAANAIGITRLTLVQP; encoded by the coding sequence ATGACGACCCCCTTGTTCAGAACCGCCGCCCTCGCCGCCCTGCTGGCCGCCAGTCCGCTCGGCGCCGTGGGCGTGGCCCAGGCACAAGGCACCGCCGTCCAGGCCTCCCAGCCCGCCACCGCCAATGCCGTGGCTGCCCACTACGCCACGCTGGTGCACGCCAACTACGAAGACACGCTGAACGCAGCCAAGGCCATGCACGCCGCCATCAAGGCCTTCACGGCCAAGCCGTCGGTGGAGACGCTGGCCGAGGCCCGCAAGACCTGGCTGGCCGCGCGCGAGTTCTATGGCCAGACCGAGGCGTTCCGCTTCTACGGCGGCCCGATCGACGACGACAAGGGCCCCGAAGGCCAGATCAACGCCTGGCCCATGGACGAGTCGTACGTGGACAGCGTCGAAGGCAAGCCCGACGCCGGCCTGGTGAACAACCGCCAATTCGCCATCACCAAGAAGAACCTCGCCGCGCAGAACGAGCGCGGCGGCGAGGAGAACATCGCCACCGGCTGGCACGCCATCGAGTTCTTCCTGTGGGGCCAGGACCTCTCGGACACCGGCCCGGGCGACCGCAACTTCGAGGACTTCGTCGATGGCAAGGGCAAGAACGCCGACCGCCGCCGCCAGTACCTGACGGTGGTCACCGACCTGCTGATCGACGACCTCACCTTCCTCGTCAAGGCCTGGGACCCGAAGGCCAAGAACAACTACCGCGCCAAGTTCGCCAAGGGCGGGCAGGAATCGGTGCGCAAGATGCTGGTGGGCCTGGGCTCGCTCTCGCGCGGTGAACTGGCCGGCGAGCGGCTGGAGGTCGCGCTCAACAGCCAGGACCAGGAAGACGAGCACTCCTGCTTTTCCGACAACACGCACCGCGACGCGGTGACCAATGCCCAGGGCATCCAGAACGTGTGGCTGGGCCAGTACCGGCGCGCCGATGGCAGCCAGGTGCAGGGCCCCTCGCTGCGCGACCTGGTGGCCGCCAAGGACGCCGCCCTGGCCGAGAAGACCACGCAGCAGATCGCCGCGTCGGTGAAGGCGGCCGAGGCCATCCAGGCGCCGTTCGACCGCGAGATCATCGGCGAGAAGGACGCGCCGGGCCGCCAGCGCATCCAGAAAACCATCGACAGCCTGAGCGCGCAGTCCAAGGACCTGGTCGCCGCCGCCAACGCCATCGGCATCACCCGGCTGACTCTCGTGCAACCCTGA
- a CDS encoding di-heme oxidoreductase family protein — protein MRFLKAFHRRRTWRLATASAGLAAAATGLVASGHPDPLGEKPGGDTTVFATGRNAFSFPAANLPDDERTRFVIGNSFFRRNWVEAPASTKARDGLGPHFIARSCGGCHVQDGRGAPPEIFNRLGETKDPTVALLIRLSIPGADGHGGPLHEPVYGDQFNNAGITGVKPEGRVTLRYQTIQGQFADGTPYTLLDPKYGFADLGYGPMHPDVMVSPRIAPQIIGVGLLEAIDEADILANAADQAKAPGPIKGVPNRVWDAPSARMMIGRFGWKGNVATIAHQTGGAFVGDMGITSRHFPHEACTPAQKDCLAAPSGKSAGRQGQPGVEIDDKTFDDVVFYQATLAPPARRKVNDVQVQRGQALFAQAQCAACHRPSYVTKEGPFPRLTSKAVSGQRIWPYTDMLLHDMGEALADHRPDFAANGRQWKTPPLWGTGLIQDVNGHTRLLHDGRARGVLEAILWHGGEAEEAKQNVLKMNKAERDALVQFVESL, from the coding sequence ATGCGTTTCCTGAAAGCCTTCCACCGTCGCCGCACCTGGCGCCTCGCGACCGCCAGTGCAGGCCTGGCGGCGGCCGCCACGGGCCTCGTGGCCAGCGGCCACCCGGACCCGCTGGGCGAGAAGCCCGGCGGCGACACCACCGTGTTCGCCACCGGGCGCAACGCCTTCTCGTTCCCCGCGGCCAACCTGCCGGACGACGAGCGCACGCGCTTCGTCATCGGCAACTCGTTCTTTCGCCGCAACTGGGTGGAGGCACCCGCCTCGACCAAGGCGCGCGACGGCCTGGGGCCGCACTTCATCGCGCGCTCTTGCGGCGGCTGCCATGTGCAGGACGGCCGGGGCGCGCCGCCCGAGATCTTCAACCGCCTGGGCGAGACCAAGGACCCCACGGTGGCGCTGCTGATCCGCCTGTCCATCCCCGGTGCCGACGGCCACGGCGGACCGCTGCACGAGCCCGTGTACGGCGACCAGTTCAACAACGCGGGCATCACCGGCGTGAAGCCCGAGGGCCGCGTCACCCTGCGCTACCAGACCATCCAGGGCCAGTTCGCCGACGGCACGCCCTACACCCTGCTCGACCCGAAATACGGCTTTGCCGACTTAGGGTACGGGCCGATGCACCCGGACGTGATGGTCAGCCCGCGCATCGCGCCGCAGATCATCGGCGTGGGCCTGCTGGAGGCCATCGATGAGGCCGACATCCTGGCCAATGCCGCCGACCAGGCCAAGGCGCCCGGCCCCATCAAGGGCGTGCCCAACCGCGTGTGGGATGCGCCATCGGCCCGGATGATGATCGGCCGCTTCGGCTGGAAGGGCAACGTGGCCACCATCGCGCACCAGACCGGCGGCGCTTTCGTGGGCGACATGGGCATCACTTCGCGCCACTTCCCGCACGAGGCCTGCACGCCCGCGCAAAAGGACTGCCTGGCCGCGCCCAGCGGCAAGAGCGCGGGCCGCCAGGGCCAGCCGGGCGTGGAGATCGACGACAAGACCTTCGACGACGTGGTGTTCTACCAGGCCACGCTCGCCCCACCCGCCCGCCGAAAGGTGAACGACGTGCAGGTGCAGCGCGGCCAGGCGCTCTTCGCCCAGGCCCAGTGCGCCGCCTGCCACCGCCCCAGCTACGTCACCAAGGAAGGGCCGTTCCCGCGCCTGACCAGCAAGGCCGTCTCGGGCCAGCGCATCTGGCCCTACACCGACATGCTGCTGCACGACATGGGCGAAGCCCTGGCCGACCACCGGCCCGACTTCGCGGCCAACGGCCGGCAGTGGAAGACGCCCCCGCTGTGGGGCACGGGCTTGATCCAGGACGTGAACGGCCACACCCGCCTGCTGCACGACGGCCGCGCGCGCGGCGTGCTCGAAGCCATCCTGTGGCACGGCGGCGAGGCCGAGGAAGCCAAGCAGAACGTGCTCAAGATGAACAAGGCCGAGCGCGACGCGCTCGTGCAATTCGTGGAGTCGCTATGA
- a CDS encoding imelysin family protein: MTKFPALRPLPRLAAVALCALAGAAATATAQTNWRHDAVPFYDTTHALQSLYGHWALPRAGDFATAAQALPPALRALCDAPPAQAGAALDAARGAWRSTMLAWESLGAVAVGPVIARRTQRQIDFAPTRPPLIERAIKAQPQGAKAFERVGTPAKGLPALEWLLWTQPAQPATPACRYAVETALDVEREAVALKAAFDGAATTDWAAEDEQERSTQAMGEFINQWVGGIERLRWAHMEKPLRAAQGGRTPDYPRAASGLTPEAWAAEWKALRTLAVLPQGAALPKPGESLVPLETYLRGRGLNPLADQLLQATQRIDTAFAALAQPSKNTGPQVLQAAKELTALKRLAEAEIAPALQVSIGFSDADGD; this comes from the coding sequence ATGACGAAATTCCCTGCTCTGCGCCCCCTGCCCCGCCTGGCCGCGGTGGCGCTGTGCGCCCTGGCGGGCGCTGCGGCCACCGCCACCGCGCAGACCAACTGGCGGCACGACGCTGTGCCGTTCTACGACACCACGCACGCCCTGCAAAGCCTCTACGGCCATTGGGCCCTGCCCCGCGCGGGCGACTTCGCCACCGCGGCGCAGGCCCTGCCGCCCGCGCTGCGGGCCCTGTGCGATGCGCCGCCCGCACAGGCCGGCGCGGCGCTGGACGCCGCCCGCGGCGCCTGGCGCAGCACCATGCTCGCGTGGGAGAGCCTGGGCGCCGTGGCCGTGGGCCCGGTGATCGCCCGGCGCACGCAGCGCCAGATCGACTTCGCACCCACCCGACCCCCGCTCATCGAGCGCGCCATCAAGGCCCAGCCGCAGGGTGCCAAGGCGTTCGAGCGCGTGGGCACGCCCGCCAAGGGCCTGCCCGCCCTCGAATGGCTGCTGTGGACACAGCCGGCCCAGCCCGCCACGCCGGCCTGCCGGTACGCAGTGGAGACGGCGCTGGACGTGGAGCGCGAGGCCGTGGCGCTCAAGGCGGCGTTCGACGGCGCCGCCACCACCGACTGGGCCGCCGAGGACGAGCAGGAGCGCTCCACCCAGGCCATGGGCGAGTTTATCAACCAGTGGGTGGGCGGCATCGAACGCCTGCGCTGGGCCCACATGGAAAAGCCGCTGCGCGCCGCCCAGGGCGGCCGCACGCCGGACTACCCCCGCGCCGCCAGCGGCCTCACGCCCGAAGCCTGGGCCGCCGAATGGAAGGCCTTGCGCACGCTGGCCGTGCTGCCGCAGGGCGCCGCGCTGCCCAAGCCGGGCGAGTCCCTCGTGCCGCTGGAAACCTACCTGCGCGGCCGCGGCCTGAACCCCCTGGCCGACCAGTTGCTGCAGGCCACGCAGCGCATCGACACCGCCTTTGCCGCCCTGGCGCAGCCCAGCAAGAACACCGGGCCGCAGGTGCTGCAGGCGGCCAAGGAACTGACCGCGCTCAAGCGCCTGGCCGAGGCCGAGATCGCGCCGGCGCTGCAGGTGAGCATCGGGTTTTCGGACGCCGACGGGGACTGA